The nucleotide window TACTGGGATCCAGCGGACGGTGCAGTGCACCAAACGTGCCTGAGAGGTGGGCAGGCAGCTAGGTGGTTTGAAACCaacgccgcgggcgcgttGCTGCGATCGGTCCGGCAATTgacccgccgccacggcacCTGCCAGCCCGCTGATGATGCTATGCCAAACACGCTGAAACACACAGGCAGATCGCCGCTCTCAGCCTCGCCGCGATTTCGACCGAAGCCCTTTCACCCCGTTGCCTCCGGGCACAAGGACGTCACCATGAACAAAATCCGCGCTATCCAAGCGCTCAACAAAAAGGAGATAGAGCAGGGAATGTGAGTGTCAAGTGTACCTCTACGTCGCACCACGGCGACCAATATCGTGCTGACTGAAGACCTTGTAGCTCCCCCGATGCATCCTGGCATGCCGACTACCGCGACACGGCCTTTGTGTACTTTGGCGGCTTGCCATACGAGCTGTCCGAAGGCGACGTCATTACTATATTCTCCCAGTTCGGCGAGCCTGTGTTCTTGAAGCTTGCACGCGATAACGAAACCGGCAAGTCCAAGGGCTTTGGCTGGCTCAAGTATGAGAACCAACGAAGCACCGACCTGGCCGTGGACaacctcggcggcgcagagaTTGGCGGCAGGATGATTAGCGTCGATCATGCACGGTACAAACCtcgagacgacgaagacCCCGACGAATTCAAAATTGGCTGGGAGGATATGATGCGTCGGGAAGGCAAGGCCGtgtccgaggacgagagcaGTGACGAAGAGACGCAACGGCCCTTACTACCCGAGGAACAAGAGTTGGCGACCCTGATGCGGGAacacgacgatgacgaccctATGAAGGGATTCCTTatcgaggagaagaagaaagaggTCGATGAGGCGAAGAGGCGAGCAGACAGGAAGGATCGAAAGCACAAACACCGACGCCACCGGTCTCACAGACACAAGATTGGTGATGACAGCGATGATGGCCATAGGCGGTCACGGTCACGGGGGGACGAGTCAAAGGATAGCCGAGACCGTCGACAAAAAGGGAGAGACTCGGTTCAGAAGAGAGACCGCGGAGACTCCCCACAGAGggatcgacgacgaggcaggagggaggaggacgcTGGCTCTGGGCGAAGACGGGATCGCCACAGGGACAGCAGCCGAGATATGGACAGGGGAAGGGGACGTCATGACAGGCAAGGCTCAGGTGAACCTGACCGTAGGAAGCGTCGGGACGACGGTGGTCACGAGCGGAGACACACATGGCGGAGTAGAAGCCGGTCACCGCGTCGACGCGAGGACAAGATATAAGTAATATTCACGTGATACCACAGTCATGATCTGACGCGAAAATACATCAAAACCATTCTTTCCCGTGCCGGCTCCAAACGCCGCAGAGGTCATGATGTGATACGTTGTAGCCGGGTGTACTTCGTTCATTCCAACGTCATGTCCATCATGTGTTCCCTAAGTATCGTTTCCAGCCTTCACGAACACAATGTCGCTTtccatcctcgccgtccaccaACACAAATTTCTCCCACCGCGCATCCTGTCCTGCGCCAACGATTACGAGACTGTCCTCCGCTATCCAGCCGATGACCCCCTTGGGGGCCCGTGTCGTGCCGAGTACAGTCCCTTCCGAGAAGGGGATGCCTCCAATCATGGATTCATCGCCTGCCTCGAACGGGGCCGAGGTGAAAGAATACACGTCGGAGAAGACACGCGGCATCAGGGGTATTCTGCCCAAGATGCCCCATTTTCCCGtgtcgccgtcaccacccaTGTGCTGACTTCTGTGCACAGACAGTCGCTGGGTGTTGGGCACGTCGAAGATGTGGAGCGTGGACTTGTCCGAAGTGCAGGCCAGCATCGCGCCGGACGGCGAGAAGGCGAGAGAAAAGATAGTGGCAGGGTCAatgccgcgccgcagctcggccaCCCTCGCGCAGTTTCCCGTCGAATACACCCGGATGAGAGTGCCCGTCTcactggcgctggcgagaagctcgccgtcggggctTAGTTggatggccttgagggcgGAGGAGTGCGCTGGGATGATGCTGACGTTGCCGGTGGCGAGGTCAACGAGCTGGATCTGACCGACAGTACGGCCGGGAAAGGCGATTTTTTTCTCGGAAAGGCAGCATAGCCCCAGGTAGTTGTCCGCCGTCTCGTAGACGTGCAGGAGTGTGGGGGGCTTGGCGAAGGAGTATATACGAACGCTGTTTTGGAGCACGACAATGATGCGTTCGCGGCCCAGCTGCACTCCACGGACGGAGCTAAGAGCGGCAATTTCAAGAGCGACCTTGCCTTTCATGTCATCCCAGATGATGGCCTGAATAGAAATGAGTGGTGAGCCACTTGACGAGTCGTAGGGGAGCCAACCTTGTTCATGGCAAACTTGGGAGACTTGCCGCCCCCTACAAGGGCGAGATAGTTGGCCATGCCCATCATCTCGACGAGTCCGATGCCGGCATTGAAATCTAGATCGTCTAAGTAACCATGAAGCAAAGCGCGCCAGGGGCGCATCTTAGGCGGCGACAAACCTCTTGATGCCTTTAGCAGGCATGACTTTGTGTGAAAGACTGTACCACGCACGGGCGTCAGCGAGGGCGGACACGAACAGCAACAGGCGCAGAAGAGAACGAACTGCATATGCCAGACTCAAGACCAGCGGCGAAACAGCTAGAGTCATTATTGAAGGAGACGGACAGGACTGCCGTCGGGTTGGATGTCTcgatgggcgggcggacatTCATGGTGGCGGGGCAGTCGCGGGATGCGACAGGGTTCGTGTGACGATGCTGAACCGGAgcggctgcgactgcgaccGTTCGGGAGTAGCCACGGACAAGGTAGATACGGAACGAGAAGCCGAAGGCTACGGAGCTGGTGAGCCCGTCATGGTCGtcggagcagcggcggcgcaaggaGGACGCCGCTGGCTACAGCAGCAGGGTGATGTGC belongs to Purpureocillium takamizusanense chromosome 1, complete sequence and includes:
- the HSV2 gene encoding Phosphatidylinositol 3,5-bisphosphate-binding protein (EggNog:ENOG503NUJF~COG:S) yields the protein MNVRPPIETSNPTAVLSVSFNNDSSCFAAGLESGICIFHTKSCLLKASRDFNAGIGLVEMMGMANYLALVGGGKSPKFAMNKAIIWDDMKGKVALEIAALSSVRGVQLGRERIIVVLQNSVRIYSFAKPPTLLHVYETADNYLGLCCLSEKKIAFPGRTVGQIQLVDLATGNVSIIPAHSSALKAIQLSPDGELLASASETGTLIRVYSTGNCARVAELRRGIDPATIFSLAFSPSGAMLACTSDKSTLHIFDVPNTQRLSVHRSQHMGGDGDTGKWGILGRIPLMPRVFSDVYSFTSAPFEAGDESMIGGIPFSEGTVLGTTRAPKGVIGWIAEDSLVIVGAGQDARWEKFVLVDGEDGKRHCVREGWKRYLGNT
- the cwf29 gene encoding RNA-binding protein Cwf29 (EggNog:ENOG503P2CR~COG:A), giving the protein MNKIRAIQALNKKEIEQGISPDASWHADYRDTAFVYFGGLPYELSEGDVITIFSQFGEPVFLKLARDNETGKSKGFGWLKYENQRSTDLAVDNLGGAEIGGRMISVDHARYKPRDDEDPDEFKIGWEDMMRREGKAVSEDESSDEETQRPLLPEEQELATLMREHDDDDPMKGFLIEEKKKEVDEAKRRADRKDRKHKHRRHRSHRHKIGDDSDDGHRRSRSRGDESKDSRDRRQKGRDSVQKRDRGDSPQRDRRRGRREEDAGSGRRRDRHRDSSRDMDRGRGRHDRQGSGEPDRRKRRDDGGHERRHTWRSRSRSPRRREDKI
- the HSV2 gene encoding Phosphatidylinositol 3,5-bisphosphate-binding protein, variant 2 (EggNog:ENOG503NUJF~COG:S), with the translated sequence MQFVLFCACCCSCPPSLTPVRGTVFHTKSCLLKASRDFNAGIGLVEMMGMANYLALVGGGKSPKFAMNKAIIWDDMKGKVALEIAALSSVRGVQLGRERIIVVLQNSVRIYSFAKPPTLLHVYETADNYLGLCCLSEKKIAFPGRTVGQIQLVDLATGNVSIIPAHSSALKAIQLSPDGELLASASETGTLIRVYSTGNCARVAELRRGIDPATIFSLAFSPSGAMLACTSDKSTLHIFDVPNTQRLSVHRSQHMGGDGDTGKWGILGRIPLMPRVFSDVYSFTSAPFEAGDESMIGGIPFSEGTVLGTTRAPKGVIGWIAEDSLVIVGAGQDARWEKFVLVDGEDGKRHCVREGWKRYLGNT